A window of Panicum virgatum strain AP13 chromosome 8K, P.virgatum_v5, whole genome shotgun sequence contains these coding sequences:
- the LOC120646102 gene encoding apoptosis-inducing factor homolog B-like, with translation MLRSTGDRVVIVGGGIAGALLAKTLQNHADVVLIDPKEYFEIPWANLRAKVDPAAVERTVIPHADYLTHAKVVTASAVGIDDSVVLTSIGRAVAYDFLVVATGRTCTRPQKQSERLEMFQRDKERIDAAESVLIVGGGPIGVELAAEIVMKSPEKRVTIVHGGPRLLKVMGARASAKALEWLRSKHVTVLLDQTVDLAGATPETRAFTTSAGETVEADCHFVCTGRPVASGWLRDSFLGEHLDEAGHVRVDDHLRVGGLKNVFAVGDITDVPEAKQGHLAQRQAMVVSRNLRLLVKGGACSREEKLHRYKPCPRASITVTLGRRDALAELPFMTLIGHIPGAVKPRDLFITRTRRMMGLKSKPYGTMPRVM, from the exons ATGCTGCGGTCCACCGGCGACCGCGTCGTCATCGTGGGCGGCGGCATCGCCGGCGCCCTCCTCGCCAAGACGCTCCAGAACCACGCCGACGTCGTCCTCATCGATCC CAAGGAGTACTTCGAGATCCCGTGGGCGAACCTGCGCGCCAAGGTGGACCCGGCGGCCGTGGAGCGCACCGTGATCCCGCACGCCGACTACCTGACGCACGCCAAGGTGGTGACCGCCTCCGCCGTCGGCATCGACGACTCCGTCGTGCTCACCTCCATCGGCCGCGCCGTCGCCTACGACTTCCTCGTCGTCGCGACGGGCCGCACCTGCACCCGCCCGCAGAAGCAGTCGGAGCGGCTGGAGATGTTCCAGCGCGACAAGGAGCGCATCGACGCCGCCGAGTCGGTGCTCATCGTCGGCGGCGGGCCCATCGGCGTGGAGCTGGCCGCGGAGATCGTGATGAAGAGCCCCGAGAAGCGCGTCACCATCGTCCACGGCGGGCCGCGGCTGCTCAAGGTGATGGGCGCGCGGGCCTCGGCCAAGGCGCTCGAGTGGCTCCGCTCCAAGCACGTGACCGTGCTGCTCGACCAGACcgtcgacctcgccggcgccacCCCGGAGACGCGGGCCTTCACGACGTCGGCGGGGGAGACGGTGGAGGCGGACTGCCACTTCGTGTGCACGGGGCGGCCCGTGGCCTCCGGGTGGCTCCGGGACTCGTTCCTCGGGGAGCACCTGGACGAGGCCGGCCACGTCCGGGTGGACGACCACCTCCGCGTGGGCGGGCTCAAGAACGTGTTCGCCGTCGGCGACATCACCGACGTGCCGGAGGCGAAGCAGGGCCACCTGGCGCAGCGGCAGGCGATGGTGGTGTCGCGGAACCTGCGGCTGCTGGTGAAGGGCGGCGCGTGCAGCAGGGAGGAGAAGCTGCACCGGTACAAGCCGTGCCCGAGGGCCTCCATCACCGTCACGCTCGGCCGCCGCGACGCGCTGGCGGAGCTGCCGTTCATGACGCTCATCGGCCACATCCCCGGCGCCGTCAAGCCCCGGGACCTCTTCATCACCAGGACGCGCAGGATGATGGGACTCAAGAGCAAACCCTACGGCACCATGCCGCGCGTCATGTGA
- the LOC120643640 gene encoding digalactosyldiacylglycerol synthase 1, chloroplastic-like produces MASFGVDTRPAAAASGGGGGGAGAAGTGEGALSFLSRSLREDLRLLRARAGELETFLSAPVAEPELLARLRRAYSSSASSARTRLDLSAIGKAFEAESWRGARGRARWGWEEEAEEWEPVRMVKARFRELERSTQGQSATDMLHKVKLSLKSMSFAPEASEDVPPLDLGELFAYFLKQSVPLFDQLGIKRDVCDKLVESLCSKRKDHHAYNFLSASEPSSLRNDNVGDELDLRIASVLQSTGHHCEGGFWRDVQKSDISDKRHVAIVTTASLPWMTGTAVNPLFRAAYLAKSSKQKVTLVVPWLCKSDQELVYPNSMTFNSPEEQENYMRNWLEERVGFKTDFKISFYPGKFQKERRSIIPAGDTSQFIPSKEADIAILEEPEHLNWYHHGKRWTDKFNHVVGVVHTNYLEYIKREKNGAIQAFFVKHINNLVARAYCHKILRLSGATQDLPKSMICNVHGVNPKFLEVGERIAAERESGQQSFSKGAYFLGKMVWAKGYRELIDLFAKHKSDLVGFKLDIYGNGEDSHEVQSIARKLNLNLNFHKGRDHADDSLHGYKVFINPSISDVLCTATAEALAMGKFVVCADHPSNDFFRSFPNCLTYKTSEDFVARVKEAMTRYPQPLTPEQRYNLSWEAATQRFMEHSELDKVLNDSSNDCSSSGGTEPDRSAGRRTRQPVSAPSISDAVDGGLAFAHYCLTGSELLRLSTGAVPGTRDYNKQHSADLRLLPPQVQNPIYGW; encoded by the exons ATGGCAAGCTTCGGCGTCGAcacccggccggccgccgcggcctcgggcggcggcggtggcggggcgggAGCGGCGGGGACCGGGGAGGGCGCGCTGTCCTTCCTCTCGCGCAGCCTGCGGGAggacctccgcctcctccgcgcgcggGCCGGGGAGCTCGAGACGTTCCTCAGCGCGCCGGTGGCGGAGCCCGAGCTGCTggcgcgcctccgccgcgcctactcctcctcggcctcctccgcgcGGACGCGGCTGGACCTGTCGGCGATCGGGAAGGCGTTCGAGGCCGAGTCGTGGAGGGGCGCCCGGGGCCGGGCCAGGTGggggtgggaggaggaggccgaggagtgGGAGCCCGTGCGGATGGTCAAGGCGCGCTTCAGGGAGCTCGAGCGGAGCACGCAGGGCCAGTCCGCCACCGACATGCTGCACAAGGTCAAGCTCAGCTTG AAATCAATGAGCTTTGCACCTGAAGCATCCGAG GATGTTCCACCACTGGATTTAGGAGAACTTTTTGCTTATTTTCTAAAGCAATCTGTACCATTATTTGATCAACTTGGTATAAAAAGAG ATGTATGCGACAAGTTGGTGGAGTCTCTGTGCAGCAAGCGAAAGGACCACCATGCTTATAATTTTCTGTCAGCAAGTGAACCATCTTCATTGAGAAATGACAATGTTGGGGATGAACTCGACCTAAGAATAGCTAGTGTCCTACAAAGCACAGGACACCATTGTGAAGGTGGATTTTGGAGGGATGTGCAGAAGTCTGACATATCTGACAAGAGACATGTTGCCATAGTCACTACTGCCAGTCTTCCCTGGATGACTGGAACGGCTGTGAATCCTTTGTTTCGAGCAGCATACTTGGCTAAATCTTCCAAGCAAAAAGTAACCTTGGTAGTGCCCTGGCTTTGCAAATCGGATCAAGAACTTGTCTATCCCAATAGCATGACTTTTAATTCCCCAGAAGAACAAGAAAACTATATGCGGAATTGGCTGGAGGAAAGAGTTGGTTTCAAGACAGACTTCAAAATATCGTTTTACCCCGGAAAG tttcagaaagaaaggagaagcaTAATTCCTGCAGGGGACACTTCACAGTTTATACCATCAAAGGAAGCTGACATTGCAATATTGGAAGAGCCCGAGCACCTCAACTGGTATCATCATGGGAAACGTTGGACAGACAAATTCAATCATGTTGTCGGTGTTGTGCATACAAATTATTTGGAGTACATCAAGAGGGAGAAGAATGGTGCTATTCAGGCCTTTTTTGTTAAACACATTAACAACCTGGTCGCCAGAGCTTATTGCCACAAG ATTTTGCGGCTGTCAGGTGCTACCCAAGATCTGCCCAAGTCAATGATCTGCAATGTGCATGGTGTTAACCCCAAGTTTCTGGAAGTCGGAGAGAGAATAGCAGCTGAGCGGGAGTCTGGACAGCAATCTTTCTCGAAAGGAGCTTATTTCCTAGGGAAGATGGTCTGGGCCAAGGGTTACAGAGAACTGATAGATTTGTTTGCCAAGCACAAGAGTGATTTGGTAGGCTTCAAGTTGGACATTTATGGGAATGGTGAAGATTCACATGAAGTGCAATCGATCGCCAGGAAGCTGAATCTGAACCTGAACTTTCATAAAGGCCGGGACCATGCAGATGATTCACTTCACGG GTACAAGGTGTTCATAAACCCAAGCATCAGTGACGTCCTGTGCACCGCGACCGCGGAGGCGCTCGCGATGGGCAAGTTCGTGGTCTGCGCGGACCACCCCTCCAACGACTTCTTCCGGTCGTTCCCGAACTGCCTGACCTACAAGACCTCGGAGGACTTTGTGGCCCGGGTGAAGGAGGCCATGACGCGCTACCCGCAGCCCCTTACCCCCGAGCAGCGGTACAACCTGTCGTGGGAGGCGGCCACCCAGCGGTTCATGGAGCACTCGGAGCTCGACAAGGTCCTGAACGACAGCAGCAACgactgcagcagcagcggcggcaccgAACCCGACAGGAGCGCGGGCAGGAGGACGAGGCAGCCCGTCTCGGCGCCCAGCATCTCGGACGCGGTCGACGGCGGGCTGGCGTTCGCGCACTACTGCCTGACGGGCAGCGAGCTTCTGAGACTGTCCACGGGAGCCGTCCCCGGAACCCGGGACTACAACAAGCAGCACAGCGcggacctccggctcctgccgCCCCAGGTGCAGAACCCCATATACGGCTGGTAA